TTTGCTAGGCCGCGTGCCATGGTGGCGCGCGCTAGCATGACCTAAGGAGTTAACACAATGCGGAGACTGACAGCGGTTGTATGCTTGTTGGGCGCGATGATTTTACCTGCTCATGCGGCGGAAGTGGCCGTGCTGGATTGGCGAGCAGCGTTAATGAATACCCAGTCTGCTCAAGCGTCGCTGAGCAGTTTGGAAGGTCAAATCGGCAGCCAGCAGCGGGAAGCGCAGTCTCTTGGCAATGAGCTGCAGCAGATGCAGCAGCGCTTGCAAAACGAAGGTGAAACAATGGGGCAGTCCCAGCGTGAGTCGCTGATAGGCGAATTGCAGCAAAAGGGCAGCCGTTTTGAGCAGCTTCGTCAAGAAGTGATGCAGGCGCAGCAGCGTTCTGAACAGCAGTTTTTAGAAAGCGCTGAATCTAAGCTGGAGCAAGCCGTAGAGCAAGTGCTGGAACGTCACGGCATAGACGTACTGGTTGAGCCACAGGGCGTACTGCACTCCGGCGTTGATTTGCCTAATCTGACCGACGAAGTCACTCAGATTTTTGATGGCTTGAACTAAATTTAAACGATGCTTGGTGTGGCCGGGCCACACCAACGTTTCTCTGGGTTCCCATGACGCACGCTTCTCATCACCTTACTCTTGCAGACGTTGCTCGCCACTTAGGCGTTGCCTTTAAGGGCAATGCTGAGCAGCCTATACGTGGTCTTGCGACGCTAAAAGAAGCGCAGCCGGATCAAGTAGCTTTTTTGGCGAACCGTGCCTATCTAAAAGATTTGGCGACGACCCAGGCGGCGGCGGTGTTACTACACCCCGAGCATGGCAAAGACTGCCCCGTGCCGCGTCTGGAAATCGATAACCCGTATTTAGGCTATGCAAAGCTCTCTCAGCTGTTTGATCCGTTGCCGCCGCGCGACGTGATCGGTATTCATCCGACGGCGGTGGTAGCCGATGACGTCCAGCTAGGTGCCGATGTCTCTGTCCAGGCTCACGCAGTCGTGGAAGCAGGAGTGGTGCTCGGTAACCGCGTCGTTATTGGGGCCGGCAGTATGGTCGGCGCCGATAGCCAGCTCGGTGAAGGGACGCGCTTACACGCCAACGTTACCGTCTGCCATGGCGTCATTGTCGGTAAAA
This DNA window, taken from Vreelandella profundi, encodes the following:
- a CDS encoding OmpH family outer membrane protein, with protein sequence MRRLTAVVCLLGAMILPAHAAEVAVLDWRAALMNTQSAQASLSSLEGQIGSQQREAQSLGNELQQMQQRLQNEGETMGQSQRESLIGELQQKGSRFEQLRQEVMQAQQRSEQQFLESAESKLEQAVEQVLERHGIDVLVEPQGVLHSGVDLPNLTDEVTQIFDGLN
- the lpxD gene encoding UDP-3-O-(3-hydroxymyristoyl)glucosamine N-acyltransferase, with product MTHASHHLTLADVARHLGVAFKGNAEQPIRGLATLKEAQPDQVAFLANRAYLKDLATTQAAAVLLHPEHGKDCPVPRLEIDNPYLGYAKLSQLFDPLPPRDVIGIHPTAVVADDVQLGADVSVQAHAVVEAGVVLGNRVVIGAGSMVGADSQLGEGTRLHANVTVCHGVIVGKNVILQSGCVIGGDGFGFAHDGAGWHKIVQLGGVVLGDDVEVGSCSSIDRGALGDTVIGNDVKIDSQVQIAHNVIIGDHSALAGCVGIAGSTKVGKHCMLGGGVGLSGHLTICDGVQVTGMSLVTNSIHEPGVYSSGTGAMANNQWRKNAVRFKQLDDIARRLARLEKKQ